Proteins from a genomic interval of Geoanaerobacter pelophilus:
- a CDS encoding DUF2062 domain-containing protein gives MLRRIASPVAIRLQSVMTCGLTPKKLALTLCIGSALGIMPLLWGTTLICMALAHLLRLNQVALQSVNYLFYPLQLALLVPFFKLGGWLFPWGPKIPPNVLTTLIKNPGLSSLNILGWITLKSLFAWLVTALPVALLAYVILRVASGRIVDQSISH, from the coding sequence ATGCTGCGTCGGATTGCCTCTCCAGTGGCAATTCGTCTGCAATCAGTCATGACTTGCGGACTGACACCCAAGAAACTTGCCCTGACCCTCTGTATCGGCAGCGCCCTTGGCATTATGCCGCTGCTGTGGGGCACAACCCTCATCTGCATGGCGCTGGCCCATCTGCTGAGACTCAATCAGGTAGCCCTGCAGTCGGTCAACTATCTGTTCTATCCCCTGCAACTGGCACTTTTGGTCCCCTTTTTCAAGCTGGGGGGATGGCTGTTCCCCTGGGGACCGAAGATTCCGCCTAACGTGCTGACCACATTGATTAAAAACCCTGGTTTGTCATCATTGAATATTCTTGGCTGGATTACTCTTAAATCGCTCTTCGCCTGGCTGGTAACCGCTCTGCCGGTTGCGCTGCTTGCCTATGTGATCCTGAGGGTCGCCTCAGGCAGGATTGTTGATCAGTCCATCAGTCACTAA
- a CDS encoding glycosyltransferase: MKAYKADLHVHSSHSNKPTYWAMRKFNCPESYTSPMRLYQTARERGMDFVTITDHNSISGALEIAHLPNTFISAEITAHFPENGCKTHVVVLHITEAQFAEIMSLRKDIYELVAYLNKAGIAHFLAHPLYAQNDKLTVDIIEKCLLLFNTMEIKNGCRARRFNAFTKKLVTSLTLETMEQLADKHAIVPYGSKPWIKGMVGGSDDHGGLFIARAHTTAYCGSTLNDFISAVQRGETWADGDDGGPLTMAHSMYGIAYSFYKERLGDRRRTSTPFVSTLLDRFFNLGTDKSSLLDKIRMFIRKNLPDTRATSSMSFEEILDSEARTLLNDTAFVDEIRGADHNRKIFAVTSRLANRILYRYTDRLLSLPLNAGFFDYLNTAGTIGLVQLLISPYYLSFHHQHRSKDLIAELGQRFTGNALPERQEKIALFTDTLDEINGVAITIRRLISTARDRGIELTVITSGTSPSSNLEGVRHFEAVGDFTLPEYPELKLNFPPILDVMDFIESQGFTHIHVSTPGTVGLLGLLIARLMDIPVAGTYHTDIPQYVRDLTNDEFLEQAAWSYMIWFYSQMEEVMVPSNGTREQLQSRGLAAEKMKPLPRWVDTEQFSPDKRQPGFWQQRGSTGGTTLIYVGRVSREKSLELLTEAFRTLVDEGAAASLAIVGDGPYRKEMQEALVGYPVVFTGYLQGEELQQAYAAADLFVFPSATDTFGNVVLEAQASGIPVIVSDSGGPRELMIDGETGLVFPAGDCGRLVAAVRRLVAEPALLTGMGARAREFTIAKTPDTAETFRTILNPCAKAA, translated from the coding sequence ATGAAAGCATACAAAGCAGACCTGCACGTTCATTCGAGTCACTCCAACAAGCCCACCTACTGGGCCATGCGCAAGTTCAACTGCCCGGAGAGCTACACCTCTCCCATGCGGCTTTACCAGACGGCACGCGAACGGGGAATGGATTTCGTCACGATCACCGACCATAACTCCATCTCCGGCGCACTGGAAATAGCCCACCTGCCGAACACCTTTATCAGTGCCGAGATCACTGCACACTTCCCGGAAAACGGTTGCAAAACCCATGTAGTGGTGCTGCACATCACCGAAGCGCAATTTGCCGAGATCATGTCGTTGCGCAAGGATATCTACGAACTGGTGGCCTACCTCAATAAGGCCGGGATAGCCCACTTTCTTGCCCATCCACTCTATGCGCAGAACGACAAGCTTACTGTTGACATCATCGAGAAATGCCTGCTGCTGTTCAACACGATGGAAATCAAGAACGGCTGCCGGGCACGGCGTTTCAACGCCTTCACCAAAAAGCTGGTCACCTCCCTGACCCTGGAGACCATGGAACAGCTGGCCGACAAGCACGCTATTGTCCCCTACGGCTCAAAACCGTGGATCAAGGGAATGGTTGGCGGCTCCGACGACCATGGTGGACTGTTCATCGCTCGGGCTCATACCACTGCCTACTGCGGCAGTACGCTGAACGACTTTATCTCTGCTGTGCAGCGCGGCGAAACCTGGGCCGACGGTGACGACGGCGGGCCGCTGACCATGGCCCACAGCATGTACGGCATAGCCTACAGCTTCTACAAGGAGCGCCTTGGCGACCGCCGCCGTACCAGCACCCCCTTTGTCAGCACCCTGCTCGACCGTTTCTTCAACCTGGGAACCGACAAAAGCTCGCTGCTCGACAAAATCCGGATGTTTATCCGCAAGAACCTGCCGGATACCCGCGCCACATCCTCGATGAGCTTTGAGGAGATCCTGGACAGCGAGGCGCGAACCCTGCTTAACGACACGGCATTTGTCGACGAAATCCGGGGGGCCGACCATAACCGCAAGATCTTCGCCGTAACCAGCCGCCTGGCAAACCGTATCCTATACCGCTATACCGACCGACTGCTCTCGCTCCCCCTGAACGCCGGTTTCTTCGATTACCTGAACACCGCAGGGACCATCGGCCTGGTACAACTGTTGATCTCCCCCTACTACCTGTCGTTTCATCACCAGCATCGCAGCAAGGATCTGATTGCCGAACTCGGCCAACGGTTCACCGGCAACGCCCTGCCGGAGCGGCAGGAAAAGATTGCCCTGTTCACCGACACCCTGGATGAGATCAACGGCGTGGCCATCACCATCCGGCGGCTGATCAGCACGGCACGGGACCGGGGGATCGAATTGACCGTCATCACCTCGGGCACCTCTCCCAGCAGCAATCTCGAAGGGGTACGACACTTTGAGGCAGTCGGCGACTTTACCCTGCCCGAATATCCGGAACTGAAACTCAATTTCCCGCCGATCCTCGATGTGATGGACTTTATCGAGAGTCAGGGATTCACCCATATCCATGTCAGCACCCCGGGCACTGTCGGTCTGCTGGGGCTGCTCATCGCCCGGCTGATGGATATTCCGGTTGCCGGTACTTACCACACCGATATCCCGCAGTATGTGCGCGACCTGACCAACGACGAATTCCTGGAACAGGCGGCCTGGAGCTACATGATCTGGTTCTACAGCCAGATGGAAGAGGTAATGGTCCCATCCAACGGAACGCGGGAGCAGTTGCAATCGCGCGGTCTGGCAGCGGAAAAAATGAAACCGCTGCCGCGTTGGGTCGATACCGAGCAGTTCTCGCCGGACAAAAGGCAGCCCGGTTTCTGGCAGCAAAGAGGGAGCACCGGCGGGACCACCTTGATCTATGTCGGTCGCGTTTCCCGAGAAAAATCCCTGGAACTGCTCACCGAGGCCTTCCGCACATTGGTCGACGAAGGGGCGGCAGCCTCACTGGCCATAGTCGGAGACGGCCCCTACCGCAAGGAAATGCAGGAGGCGCTTGTCGGCTACCCGGTTGTTTTCACCGGCTACCTGCAGGGCGAAGAACTGCAGCAGGCCTATGCGGCGGCCGACCTGTTTGTTTTCCCCAGCGCCACCGATACCTTCGGCAACGTGGTTCTTGAGGCCCAGGCATCGGGAATCCCGGTTATTGTCTCTGATTCCGGAGGTCCGCGCGAACTCATGATCGACGGAGAAACCGGGCTGGTCTTTCCTGCCGGCGACTGCGGGCGCTTGGTAGCCGCAGTCAGGCGGCTTGTTGCTGAACCGGCCCTCTTGACCGGGATGGGCGCCAGAGCCAGGGAGTTTACCATAGCCAAGACCCCCGATACTGCCGAGACCTTTCGCACCATTCTTAACCCTTGCGCCAAGGCAGCCTGA
- a CDS encoding phosphatidylserine decarboxylase, translating to MMRHQYIERDSGSIVTERLFGDRMVRLLYHGVRENSTALFRMLTSNRSSHILGLVNFDRPVLSRRAFLANCGIELSECLDPPGQLDTPRKIFERRICYGECRPMPSDPAAVVSPADARVLVGSFRETSLTFLKEKFFTFEELLGSTNALWHQSFKGGDFAVFRLTPDKYHYNHTPVAGQVIDFYAIDGDYHSCNPSAVVTVATPYSKNKRVVTIIDTDVPGGTGVGLVAMIEVVALMIGDIVQAYSSKSYDDPQPVEIGMFLEKGQPKSLYRPGSSTDILIFQEERVDFARDILENMRRTDVASRFTEGFHKPLVETDIRVRSLLGMARNSSESGRTL from the coding sequence ATGATGCGGCACCAGTATATCGAGCGGGATAGCGGCAGCATCGTAACCGAAAGGCTGTTCGGCGACCGGATGGTCCGGCTGCTTTACCACGGCGTTCGGGAAAACAGTACCGCCCTGTTCCGGATGTTGACCAGCAACCGGTCGTCTCATATCCTGGGGCTGGTCAACTTTGACCGCCCGGTGCTGTCCAGGCGCGCTTTCCTGGCAAACTGCGGCATTGAGCTGTCCGAGTGTCTCGACCCGCCCGGGCAGCTTGACACTCCCCGCAAGATCTTTGAACGAAGGATCTGCTATGGCGAATGCCGCCCAATGCCCTCCGATCCGGCGGCAGTAGTGTCACCTGCCGATGCGCGGGTGCTGGTAGGGTCGTTCCGTGAAACCTCCCTGACCTTTCTGAAGGAGAAGTTCTTTACCTTCGAGGAATTGCTCGGCAGCACCAATGCCCTCTGGCATCAGTCATTCAAGGGGGGCGATTTTGCCGTGTTCCGCCTGACTCCGGACAAATATCATTACAACCACACCCCGGTGGCCGGCCAGGTAATCGATTTCTATGCCATCGACGGTGACTACCACTCCTGCAACCCGAGCGCAGTGGTCACTGTGGCCACCCCATATTCCAAGAACAAACGGGTGGTAACGATCATCGATACCGATGTGCCTGGTGGCACCGGGGTTGGCCTGGTGGCGATGATCGAGGTCGTGGCCCTGATGATCGGCGATATTGTTCAGGCTTACAGCTCAAAGAGTTATGATGATCCGCAACCGGTCGAAATAGGGATGTTCCTGGAGAAGGGGCAGCCTAAAAGCCTCTACCGGCCCGGCAGCAGCACCGACATCCTGATTTTCCAGGAGGAGCGCGTCGATTTTGCCCGGGATATCCTGGAAAACATGCGCCGCACGGATGTAGCGAGCCGCTTTACCGAGGGCTTTCATAAGCCGCTGGTAGAGACGGATATCAGGGTCAGATCGCTGCTCGGGATGGCGCGGAACAGTTCTGAATCGGGGAGAACCTTATGA
- a CDS encoding prolipoprotein diacylglyceryl transferase family protein: MIATVLLLVAVILLAAYLWWGFTVLPGERWQIVASVPASRTEQGGWTGINFTWYGLLTANAYLVAVAVLLVLLGSVGVPQLGTAILATAMLCCCVPASRLVARIVEKKAHTFTVGGAVFVGILITPFVIILVNRTVGEALSFHIPVMPAYAAIAIAYAFGEGLGRLACISFGCCYGKPLATSSGLLRTLFSGRGFVFFGSTKKIAYDGGLEATEVIPIQAITAVFYAVSGLVATGLYLFSHHTAAFLLATIATQGWRSFSETLRADYRGAGKISAYQIMGMIGVAYAVAAACFLAQEQAGLPDLPAGLKSLWNPALILFLQGIWTTIFVYTGRSTVTGATLSFHVHQDRI, from the coding sequence ATGATTGCCACCGTATTGCTGCTTGTTGCCGTTATTCTGCTGGCCGCCTATTTATGGTGGGGATTCACGGTGTTGCCCGGCGAGAGATGGCAAATCGTTGCCTCGGTGCCGGCATCCAGGACAGAGCAGGGGGGATGGACCGGCATCAACTTCACCTGGTATGGCCTCCTTACCGCTAACGCCTACCTGGTGGCGGTGGCGGTACTGCTGGTGCTGCTCGGCTCGGTCGGGGTGCCGCAGCTGGGCACAGCCATCCTGGCAACGGCCATGCTCTGCTGCTGCGTGCCGGCTTCCCGGCTGGTGGCCCGGATCGTGGAAAAGAAGGCCCATACCTTCACGGTCGGCGGTGCGGTCTTTGTCGGTATCCTGATTACTCCCTTTGTCATTATCCTGGTCAACCGCACCGTTGGCGAGGCTTTGTCATTTCATATCCCGGTCATGCCGGCCTATGCCGCTATTGCCATTGCCTACGCCTTTGGCGAAGGATTGGGCCGGCTCGCCTGCATCAGCTTCGGTTGCTGCTACGGCAAGCCGCTGGCAACCAGCTCGGGCCTGCTCAGAACCCTGTTCAGCGGCCGCGGTTTCGTGTTTTTCGGCAGCACCAAAAAAATCGCCTATGACGGAGGGCTGGAAGCAACCGAAGTGATACCCATCCAGGCGATTACCGCAGTTTTCTATGCGGTGAGCGGCCTGGTTGCGACCGGGCTGTACCTCTTTTCGCATCACACAGCGGCATTTCTGCTGGCCACCATCGCTACCCAGGGGTGGCGCTCGTTTTCCGAAACCTTGCGGGCTGACTATCGGGGCGCAGGAAAAATTTCCGCCTACCAGATCATGGGGATGATCGGTGTCGCTTATGCCGTTGCCGCTGCCTGTTTCCTTGCTCAGGAACAGGCTGGTTTGCCGGATCTCCCCGCCGGACTCAAAAGCCTCTGGAATCCGGCGCTGATCCTGTTCCTGCAGGGAATCTGGACGACAATCTTCGTTTATACGGGTCGCAGCACGGTCACCGGCGCCACGCTCAGTTTTCATGTGCATCAAGACCGGATTTAA